A part of Nocardioides sp. WS12 genomic DNA contains:
- a CDS encoding phage tail protein I, producing the protein MTTTSHRGMLPGLICPAPLAHRLPGVLQDDDFLVRFVGAFDDGYAPIHATLDSLAAYFDPNLAPEDFLGWLAMWVGVELDDAWSTPDRRRIITDAARLHRQRGTVAGIQAALEQALGAQVTVSDTGACDWSQKPGADPGGTAPPAVTVTVTVPDPAAVDVRRVEALLEDVCPAHVARQYKVVRAGGGKK; encoded by the coding sequence ATGACCACGACCAGCCACCGGGGCATGCTGCCCGGCCTGATCTGCCCCGCGCCGCTGGCCCATCGGCTGCCCGGGGTGCTCCAGGACGACGACTTCCTGGTGCGGTTCGTGGGTGCCTTCGACGACGGCTATGCGCCGATCCACGCGACGCTCGACTCGCTCGCCGCGTACTTCGACCCGAATCTGGCGCCGGAGGACTTCCTCGGCTGGCTGGCGATGTGGGTCGGCGTCGAACTCGACGACGCCTGGTCGACGCCCGACCGGCGCCGGATCATCACCGACGCCGCGCGACTGCACCGCCAACGGGGGACCGTCGCCGGCATCCAGGCCGCCCTGGAACAGGCGCTGGGCGCCCAGGTGACCGTCAGCGACACGGGCGCCTGCGACTGGTCGCAGAAGCCGGGGGCCGATCCGGGCGGCACTGCTCCGCCCGCTGTCACGGTCACGGTCACCGTTCCCGACCCGGCCGCCGTCGACGTACGACGGGTGGAAGCACTGCTCGAGGACGTGTGTCCCGCGCACGTCGCCCGGCAGTACAAGGTCGTCCGCGCAGGAGGTGGGAAGAAATGA
- a CDS encoding SPFH domain-containing protein, whose translation MGLIQAAIGAIGGTLGDQWLDFYGVPDGIGSTVAIFPAVAKGQNAGRGSNTSGSEGVITNGSKIIVPEGYGLVLLEDGAFTGFAAEPGAYIWNSEDPASSSVFSGGGLVDSLIKQSWERFKFGGRPSAQQSAVFVTLKELPNNKFGTQSEIYWDDSFLNTQVGAITRGTYTLKITDPLTFIRNFVPAEVISGHATFDFTDIDNPAGEQLFNEVVGSLAPAFSMYTNDPAKGNRITKLQQDSIGFAQSLSAAVEANYQWRSDRGIEIVKTAIISIEYDANTRELLKNVQRADALSGSRGNANLQASVAAGIESAGENAGPGGLIGMGMATGGMGLGGLQQPVAPAAPAPAPAAPAAAPAAPAADDAMTVLKRAKEMLDAGLITQADYDAAKAKALGL comes from the coding sequence GTGGGACTCATTCAGGCTGCGATCGGCGCCATCGGCGGCACCCTCGGTGACCAGTGGCTCGACTTCTACGGCGTTCCGGACGGCATCGGCTCGACGGTGGCGATCTTCCCCGCCGTGGCCAAGGGTCAGAACGCCGGCCGCGGCAGCAACACCAGCGGATCCGAAGGCGTCATCACCAACGGCTCCAAGATCATCGTGCCCGAGGGCTACGGCCTGGTCCTGCTCGAGGACGGCGCCTTCACCGGGTTCGCCGCCGAGCCCGGCGCCTACATCTGGAACTCCGAGGACCCTGCCTCGAGTTCGGTGTTCTCCGGCGGCGGACTGGTCGACTCCCTGATCAAGCAGAGCTGGGAGCGGTTCAAGTTCGGCGGTCGTCCCTCGGCCCAGCAGTCCGCCGTGTTCGTGACGCTCAAGGAACTGCCCAACAACAAGTTCGGCACCCAGTCGGAGATCTACTGGGACGACTCCTTCCTCAACACCCAGGTCGGCGCGATCACCCGAGGCACCTACACCCTCAAGATCACCGACCCGCTCACCTTCATCCGCAACTTCGTGCCGGCCGAGGTCATCAGCGGACACGCGACCTTCGACTTCACCGACATCGACAACCCCGCGGGCGAGCAGCTGTTCAACGAGGTCGTCGGCTCCCTGGCGCCCGCGTTCTCGATGTACACCAACGACCCCGCCAAGGGGAACCGGATCACCAAGCTGCAGCAGGACTCGATCGGGTTCGCCCAGTCGCTGTCCGCGGCGGTCGAGGCGAACTACCAGTGGCGGTCCGACCGCGGTATCGAGATCGTGAAGACGGCGATCATCTCCATCGAGTACGACGCCAACACCCGCGAGCTGCTCAAGAACGTCCAGCGTGCTGACGCCCTGTCCGGCTCTCGCGGCAACGCGAACCTGCAGGCCTCCGTTGCGGCCGGTATCGAATCGGCCGGTGAGAACGCCGGCCCTGGTGGCCTGATCGGCATGGGCATGGCGACCGGTGGCATGGGCCTCGGCGGCCTGCAGCAGCCGGTTGCACCCGCGGCTCCGGCTCCGGCTCCGGCTGCTCCCGCCGCTGCTCCGGCTGCTCCCGCCGCGGACGACGCGATGACCGTCCTCAAGCGCGCCAAGGAGATGCTCGACGCTGGCCTGATCACCCAGGCCGACTACGACGCGGCAAAGGCGAAGGCACTCGGGCTCTGA
- the pyrH gene encoding UMP kinase: protein MAGYKRVLLKLSGEVFGGGKVGVDPDVVQAIAHEIKAVVDAGVQIAIVTGGGNFFRGAELQQRGMDRVRADYMGMLGIVMNCLALQDFLEKAGVETRVQTAITMGQVAEPYIPRRAIRHMEKGRVVIFGAGMGMPYFSTDTVAVQRALESKCDVVLVAKNGVDGVYSADPKVDPTATKYDELTYDVAIAEGLRIMDQTAFALCGENKLPMIVFGMEPEGNILRVVQGEKIGTRVSAG, encoded by the coding sequence GTGGCCGGCTACAAGCGAGTCCTCCTCAAGCTCTCCGGTGAGGTTTTCGGCGGTGGCAAGGTCGGGGTCGATCCCGATGTGGTCCAGGCGATTGCCCATGAGATCAAGGCAGTCGTCGATGCGGGCGTGCAGATCGCCATCGTCACCGGCGGCGGCAACTTCTTCCGCGGCGCCGAGCTCCAGCAGCGCGGCATGGACCGCGTCCGCGCCGACTACATGGGCATGCTCGGCATCGTGATGAACTGCCTCGCGCTCCAGGACTTCCTCGAGAAGGCCGGCGTCGAGACCCGTGTGCAGACCGCCATCACGATGGGCCAGGTCGCCGAGCCGTACATCCCGCGCCGTGCCATAAGGCACATGGAAAAGGGCCGCGTCGTGATCTTCGGCGCCGGCATGGGCATGCCCTACTTCTCCACCGACACGGTGGCAGTCCAGCGTGCGCTCGAGAGCAAGTGCGACGTCGTACTCGTGGCCAAGAACGGTGTCGACGGGGTCTACTCTGCCGACCCGAAGGTGGACCCGACGGCGACGAAGTACGACGAACTCACCTATGACGTGGCCATCGCAGAAGGCCTGCGCATCATGGACCAGACCGCTTTCGCCCTCTGCGGCGAGAACAAGCTCCCGATGATCGTCTTCGGCATGGAGCCGGAAGGCAACATCCTGCGCGTCGTGCAGGGTGAGAAGATCGGTACCCGGGTCAGCGCAGGATGA
- the tsf gene encoding translation elongation factor Ts, whose translation MAFTAADVKKLRELTSAGMMDCKKALDETDGDFDKAVELLRVKGAAKAAARGAEREASAGLVANAGGALIELKSETDFVAKNEDFIAAAQQIAEAINAGKATDTEAAKALPLGDSTVGQVVEGLAITIGEKIELGQVAYFDGPVAVYLHKRSADLPPAVGVMVAYEGDEAAARGAAMQVAALKAQYLTRDEVPADVVAAEKNVLTKKTIEEGKPEAAVAKIVEGRIGGFFKEIVLLEQESVSESKKTVKAVLDASGTTVSRFARFEVGA comes from the coding sequence ATGGCTTTCACTGCTGCTGATGTCAAGAAGCTCCGCGAGCTCACCAGCGCCGGGATGATGGACTGCAAGAAGGCGCTCGACGAGACCGACGGCGACTTCGACAAGGCCGTCGAGCTGCTCCGCGTCAAGGGTGCCGCCAAGGCTGCCGCCCGTGGCGCCGAGCGCGAGGCCTCTGCCGGCCTGGTTGCCAACGCCGGTGGCGCGCTCATCGAGCTGAAGTCGGAAACCGACTTCGTCGCGAAGAACGAAGACTTCATCGCTGCCGCCCAGCAGATCGCCGAGGCGATCAACGCGGGCAAGGCCACCGACACGGAGGCCGCCAAGGCCCTGCCGCTCGGTGACAGCACCGTCGGCCAGGTGGTCGAGGGCCTCGCCATCACCATCGGCGAGAAGATCGAGCTCGGCCAGGTCGCGTACTTCGACGGCCCGGTTGCGGTCTACCTGCACAAGCGCTCCGCCGACCTGCCGCCCGCCGTGGGCGTCATGGTTGCCTACGAAGGCGACGAGGCTGCCGCCCGCGGCGCCGCGATGCAGGTTGCTGCCCTCAAGGCGCAGTACCTCACGCGTGACGAGGTCCCGGCCGACGTCGTCGCCGCCGAGAAGAACGTCCTCACCAAGAAGACGATCGAGGAGGGCAAGCCCGAGGCTGCCGTCGCGAAGATCGTCGAAGGCCGCATCGGCGGCTTCTTCAAGGAGATCGTCCTGCTCGAGCAGGAGTCGGTTTCGGAGTCGAAGAAGACCGTGAAGGCCGTCCTCGACGCTTCCGGCACCACCGTGTCGCGGTTCGCCCGCTTCGAGGTTGGCGCCTGA
- a CDS encoding zinc ribbon domain-containing protein, with protein sequence MEAPPPRDALQAMVVPVSDKQAGRQPGAQQPAPQKPGAPLAKPKRPRPPVDDPIQQGDLVCGNCGIGNKPTRKFCRRCGTTLAEAEVAKLSWWRRWRNKRRLRKVKHAGARPREARTGGFRFRFPTRLLTMILVIGALSIGGFAFRDVLGGLYGTVRDRIAGTVEVNPTAIEASSSQRGHGAEEARDGVSNEYWAPAKAGDGRGEKLNLEFEDPIRLVYVIITPGITAVDEELFLTQGRPKEINVVVKRSDGTTEIKEFTFEDKLGPAKFGVGVSDVVDITFEIRSAYKGTAAGSHTAIAEVEFQARK encoded by the coding sequence GTGGAAGCCCCGCCTCCCCGCGACGCCCTGCAGGCCATGGTCGTCCCGGTCTCGGACAAGCAGGCGGGACGGCAGCCCGGCGCGCAACAGCCGGCCCCCCAGAAGCCCGGTGCACCGCTGGCGAAACCCAAGCGCCCCCGCCCGCCGGTCGACGACCCGATCCAGCAGGGCGACCTGGTCTGCGGCAACTGCGGCATCGGCAACAAGCCGACCCGGAAGTTCTGTCGACGCTGCGGTACGACGCTCGCCGAGGCCGAGGTCGCGAAGTTGTCGTGGTGGCGCCGCTGGCGGAACAAGCGGCGGCTCCGCAAGGTCAAGCACGCTGGCGCGCGGCCGCGGGAGGCACGCACGGGCGGGTTCCGGTTCCGGTTCCCGACGCGACTGCTCACGATGATCCTGGTCATCGGTGCGTTGAGCATCGGTGGTTTCGCCTTCCGCGACGTCCTCGGCGGCCTCTACGGCACGGTCCGCGACCGGATCGCCGGGACGGTGGAGGTCAACCCGACGGCGATCGAGGCGTCGAGCAGCCAGCGAGGTCACGGCGCGGAGGAAGCACGCGACGGGGTGTCGAACGAGTACTGGGCGCCCGCCAAGGCCGGCGACGGTCGGGGCGAGAAGCTCAATCTCGAGTTCGAGGACCCGATCCGGCTGGTCTACGTGATCATCACGCCGGGGATCACGGCCGTGGACGAGGAGCTGTTCCTCACCCAGGGTCGCCCGAAGGAGATCAACGTCGTCGTGAAGCGCAGCGACGGCACGACCGAGATCAAGGAATTCACCTTCGAGGACAAGCTCGGTCCGGCGAAATTCGGGGTTGGAGTGAGCGACGTCGTCGACATCACCTTCGAGATCCGGTCCGCTTACAAGGGCACGGCTGCGGGCAGTCACACCGCAATCGCGGAGGTGGAGTTCCAGGCCCGCAAGTGA
- a CDS encoding tryptophan 2,3-dioxygenase family protein codes for MNEPHPSLTYSHYLALDEVLAAQRPRSDEHDELLFIVIHQVYELWFKQMLHELTGLQHRLEDGDTPRSLHTLGRVLAILKVAVAQVDVLETMTPRQFTSFRGRLDASSGFQSEQFRELEATLGRRDRRVFEHYPEGSAGRERIATAMSRPSVFDSYLRYLVTQGYDVPSAALERDLSTPWEPSAEVQTLLLALYADDGGAAQVAERLVDLDEGLQEWRYRHVKMVERTIGAKMGTGGSSGATYLWSTVTHQLFPDLWAIRSEM; via the coding sequence GTGAACGAACCGCATCCGTCACTGACGTACAGCCACTATCTCGCCCTCGACGAGGTCCTCGCGGCCCAGCGACCGCGCTCCGACGAGCACGACGAGCTCCTCTTCATCGTGATCCACCAGGTCTACGAACTGTGGTTCAAGCAGATGCTCCACGAGCTCACCGGACTCCAGCACCGGCTGGAGGACGGGGACACGCCGCGGTCCCTCCACACGCTCGGGCGGGTGCTGGCGATCCTCAAGGTGGCCGTCGCCCAGGTGGACGTCCTCGAGACCATGACACCCCGCCAGTTCACCAGCTTCCGTGGCCGCCTCGACGCCTCCAGCGGCTTCCAGTCGGAGCAGTTCCGTGAGCTCGAGGCGACGCTGGGGCGCCGGGACCGCCGCGTGTTCGAGCACTACCCCGAGGGCAGCGCCGGTCGCGAGCGGATTGCCACCGCGATGTCGCGGCCGTCGGTGTTCGACTCGTACCTGCGCTACCTCGTCACGCAGGGGTACGACGTCCCGTCGGCCGCCCTCGAACGTGACCTCTCCACGCCCTGGGAGCCGTCGGCGGAGGTCCAGACCCTGCTGCTGGCCCTGTACGCCGACGACGGTGGCGCCGCACAGGTCGCCGAGCGGCTCGTCGACCTCGACGAGGGTCTCCAGGAGTGGCGCTACCGCCACGTCAAGATGGTCGAGCGGACCATCGGCGCCAAGATGGGCACCGGCGGCTCGTCGGGCGCGACGTACCTCTGGAGCACCGTGACGCACCAGCTCTTCCCCGACCTGTGGGCGATCCGGAGCGAGATGTGA
- a CDS encoding TFIIB-type zinc ribbon-containing protein, whose amino-acid sequence MAEESGDPQQPTFDGPPLSLEEELAAAKAEPEAGPSIETVNESLKDGLNRCPKCGSTDVKLRGSTGNLVCLFCRNEWHEARVEEEFGLGEGIDTLEGTVIASGAEEILADAADVLTFKCESCGAEVVVDTAHALNARCHWCRHTLNVNQQIPNGAVPDAVLPFKLTKDQAVEAIRGFASKRRLFAHRQFKKEFVPENVLGVYLPYLVIDARAESQYWGRGEVQTRRWTEKQGDNTVTYYAADVYQVSRQVNFTVDDLTVEGASERADFSGAKTNNIINTILPFDTKNAVKWNANYLVGFTSEKRDRNVEGLQPVLEDQLLSIGRSQVSGSLGKFDRGVRWEQEKVDVGGSRWVSMYLPVWLYSYQQESNGILHYIAVNARTGETMGSIPVSQPKLLLAAFTVGTFLEGIAGAFLVATA is encoded by the coding sequence ATGGCCGAGGAGTCTGGGGATCCACAGCAGCCCACCTTCGACGGGCCCCCGTTGTCGCTGGAGGAGGAGCTCGCCGCAGCAAAGGCCGAGCCCGAGGCGGGGCCGAGCATCGAGACCGTCAACGAGTCCCTCAAGGACGGCCTCAACCGGTGCCCGAAGTGCGGGTCGACCGACGTCAAGTTGCGCGGGTCGACCGGGAATCTGGTCTGCCTCTTCTGCCGCAACGAGTGGCACGAGGCGCGGGTCGAGGAGGAGTTCGGCCTCGGTGAAGGCATTGACACGCTCGAGGGCACGGTCATCGCCAGCGGCGCGGAGGAGATCCTCGCCGATGCCGCGGACGTGCTCACCTTCAAGTGCGAGTCCTGTGGCGCCGAGGTGGTCGTCGACACCGCGCACGCGCTCAACGCGCGCTGTCACTGGTGCCGCCACACGCTCAACGTCAACCAGCAGATCCCCAACGGGGCGGTGCCCGATGCCGTCCTGCCCTTCAAGTTGACGAAGGACCAGGCGGTCGAGGCGATCCGCGGATTCGCCTCCAAGCGCCGGCTCTTCGCGCACCGCCAGTTCAAGAAGGAGTTCGTGCCCGAGAACGTCCTCGGCGTCTACCTTCCCTACCTGGTGATCGATGCCCGCGCCGAGTCCCAGTACTGGGGCAGGGGGGAGGTCCAGACCCGGCGCTGGACCGAGAAGCAGGGCGACAACACGGTGACCTACTACGCCGCCGACGTCTACCAGGTGTCGCGGCAGGTCAACTTCACGGTTGACGACCTCACCGTCGAAGGTGCCTCCGAGCGCGCCGACTTCAGCGGCGCCAAGACCAACAACATCATCAACACGATCCTGCCGTTCGACACGAAGAATGCGGTCAAGTGGAACGCGAACTATCTCGTGGGCTTCACCAGCGAGAAGCGCGACCGCAACGTCGAGGGACTGCAACCGGTCCTCGAGGACCAGTTGCTCTCGATCGGTCGGTCCCAGGTGAGCGGCTCGCTGGGCAAGTTCGACCGCGGCGTGCGCTGGGAGCAGGAGAAGGTCGACGTGGGCGGGTCTCGCTGGGTGTCGATGTATCTCCCGGTGTGGCTCTACTCCTACCAGCAGGAGAGCAACGGGATCCTGCACTACATCGCGGTCAACGCGAGGACGGGTGAGACCATGGGCAGCATTCCGGTGTCGCAACCGAAGTTGCTGCTGGCCGCCTTCACGGTGGGCACCTTCCTCGAGGGCATCGCTGGCGCATTCCTGGTGGCGACAGCATGA
- the frr gene encoding ribosome recycling factor gives MNDTLNEADQKMGKSVDATREEFAAIRAGRAHPSMFSKIMVDYYGSQTPIQQLASFTAPEARIIIVAPFDVGAIGNVERAIRDSDLGVNPSSDGKQLRIVFPELTEERRKEFIKLAKEKSEGGKIAVRQVRQKAKQNLEKLEKDGEVGKDDVNGAEKKLDGLTKKHTEAIDELFKAKEAELLEV, from the coding sequence ATCAACGACACCCTCAACGAGGCCGACCAGAAGATGGGCAAGTCGGTCGACGCGACCCGCGAGGAGTTCGCAGCGATCCGCGCCGGTCGTGCGCACCCGAGCATGTTCTCGAAGATCATGGTCGACTACTACGGCTCGCAGACCCCCATCCAGCAACTGGCGTCGTTCACCGCCCCCGAGGCGCGCATCATCATCGTCGCGCCCTTCGACGTGGGCGCGATCGGCAACGTGGAGCGCGCGATCCGCGACTCCGACCTGGGCGTGAACCCGTCCAGCGACGGCAAGCAGCTGCGCATCGTCTTCCCCGAGCTCACCGAGGAGCGCCGCAAGGAGTTCATCAAGCTCGCCAAGGAGAAGTCCGAGGGCGGCAAGATCGCCGTGCGTCAGGTCCGCCAGAAGGCCAAGCAGAACCTCGAGAAGCTCGAGAAGGACGGCGAAGTCGGCAAGGACGACGTCAACGGTGCCGAGAAGAAGCTCGACGGCCTCACCAAGAAGCACACCGAGGCGATCGACGAGCTGTTCAAGGCCAAGGAAGCCGAGCTGCTCGAGGTCTGA
- the rpsB gene encoding 30S ribosomal protein S2, producing the protein MAVVTMRQLLESGVHFGHQTRRWNPKMKRFILTDRNGIYIIDLQQSLAYIDRSYAFIKETVAKGGTIMFIGTKKQAQESIAEQATRVGMPYVNQRWLGGMLTNFQTMSQRIARLKELDDVDFDTVAGSGRTKKELLQMRREHVKLERTLGGIREMTRTPSAVWIVDTNKEHLAVEEARKLRIPIIAILDSNCDPDLVDFPIPGNDDAIRAVGLLTRVIADAVAEGLISRSGAGSSAAPTAQEPLAEWERELLEGDAAPAADAAPAADAPAAEAPAADAPDADAEVVEAPAAEAAEAPAADAAEAPADAPAEA; encoded by the coding sequence ATGGCTGTCGTGACCATGCGCCAGCTCCTTGAGAGCGGCGTCCACTTCGGACACCAGACCCGTCGTTGGAACCCGAAGATGAAGCGATTCATCCTCACGGACCGCAACGGCATCTACATCATCGACCTGCAGCAGTCGCTGGCCTACATCGACCGCAGCTACGCCTTCATCAAGGAGACCGTGGCCAAGGGCGGGACGATCATGTTCATCGGCACGAAGAAGCAGGCGCAGGAGTCGATCGCCGAGCAGGCGACCCGCGTCGGCATGCCGTACGTGAACCAGCGCTGGCTCGGTGGAATGCTCACCAACTTCCAGACCATGAGCCAGCGGATCGCCCGGCTCAAGGAGCTCGACGACGTCGACTTCGACACCGTTGCCGGTTCGGGTCGTACGAAGAAGGAACTGCTCCAGATGCGTCGCGAGCACGTCAAGCTCGAGCGCACCCTTGGTGGCATCCGCGAGATGACCCGGACCCCGTCCGCGGTCTGGATCGTCGACACCAACAAGGAGCACCTCGCCGTTGAGGAGGCCCGCAAGCTGCGGATCCCGATCATCGCGATCCTCGACTCCAACTGCGACCCGGACCTGGTCGACTTCCCGATCCCGGGTAACGACGACGCCATCCGCGCGGTCGGCCTGCTGACCCGCGTGATCGCCGACGCCGTGGCCGAGGGCCTCATCTCCCGTTCGGGTGCCGGTTCGTCTGCTGCCCCGACCGCCCAGGAGCCCCTGGCCGAGTGGGAGCGCGAGCTCCTCGAGGGTGACGCTGCCCCCGCCGCTGACGCTGCCCCCGCCGCTGACGCGCCGGCTGCCGAGGCGCCCGCCGCCGACGCTCCCGATGCTGACGCAGAGGTCGTCGAGGCGCCTGCCGCCGAGGCCGCCGAGGCCCCTGCTGCTGACGCCGCCGAGGCGCCTGCCGACGCTCCGGCCGAGGCCTGA
- a CDS encoding aminotransferase class V-fold PLP-dependent enzyme encodes MTLAQHYTHFRVADRLLLTGHSHQAWPDVAREGLLEAYDDAALAVDQKWERAFARADRVRDGVRSLLGDPNAEIALGASAHELVVRFLSALDLRARPRVVTTDGEFHSARRQLDRLAEAGIEVVKVPTQPVATLSERLAAAVDRRTATVVASSVLFETSQVVPDLRIVADACARHGAELLVDAYHQLGVVPLSLDAAGLAHAWVVGGGYKYLQLGEGNCFLRLPAHAVGLRPVVTGWYAEFGDLEHAAPGTVSYAVGAAGFAGSTYDPSSHYRASRVLDFFAEQGLTPPRLREISLHQRGLLAQAFDDLDLPDHVVTRDRETPADGFGGFLTLFAPEAATLQAALATRGVLTDSRGPHLRFGPAPYLTDDQLRAAMAALGEVGTSA; translated from the coding sequence GTGACCCTCGCTCAGCACTACACCCACTTCCGCGTCGCCGACCGACTGCTGCTGACCGGCCACTCCCACCAAGCATGGCCCGACGTCGCTCGCGAGGGTCTTCTGGAGGCGTACGACGACGCGGCCCTCGCGGTGGACCAGAAGTGGGAGCGGGCCTTCGCCCGCGCTGACCGGGTGCGGGACGGAGTCCGGTCGCTGCTCGGCGACCCGAATGCGGAGATCGCGCTCGGCGCCAGCGCCCACGAGCTCGTCGTGCGCTTCCTCTCCGCTCTCGACCTGCGCGCCCGGCCTCGCGTGGTCACGACCGACGGCGAGTTCCACTCCGCTCGCCGCCAGCTCGACCGACTGGCCGAAGCCGGCATCGAGGTCGTGAAGGTCCCCACCCAACCCGTCGCGACACTCTCCGAGCGGCTCGCCGCCGCCGTGGACCGCCGTACGGCGACCGTGGTGGCCTCCTCGGTGCTCTTCGAGACCTCGCAGGTTGTACCGGACCTCCGCATCGTCGCGGACGCCTGTGCGCGCCACGGCGCCGAACTGCTCGTCGACGCCTACCACCAGCTCGGCGTGGTCCCCCTGTCCCTCGACGCCGCGGGCCTGGCCCACGCCTGGGTCGTGGGTGGCGGCTACAAGTACCTCCAGCTCGGCGAGGGCAACTGCTTCCTCCGGCTCCCCGCCCACGCCGTGGGGCTGCGGCCGGTGGTCACCGGGTGGTACGCCGAGTTCGGCGACCTCGAGCATGCCGCGCCCGGCACCGTCAGCTACGCGGTCGGTGCTGCGGGCTTCGCCGGGTCGACGTACGACCCCAGCAGCCACTATCGCGCGAGCCGGGTCCTCGACTTCTTCGCCGAACAGGGGCTCACGCCCCCGCGACTGCGCGAGATCTCCCTGCACCAGCGCGGCCTCCTGGCCCAGGCCTTCGACGATCTCGACCTGCCCGACCACGTCGTCACCCGCGACCGGGAAACGCCCGCCGACGGCTTCGGCGGCTTCCTCACGCTCTTTGCTCCCGAGGCGGCGACCCTGCAGGCAGCCCTGGCCACGCGCGGGGTGCTGACCGACAGTCGCGGTCCGCACCTGAGGTTCGGCCCGGCGCCGTACCTCACCGACGACCAACTGCGGGCAGCCATGGCTGCCCTCGGCGAGGTCGGAACTAGCGCGTGA
- a CDS encoding phosphatidate cytidylyltransferase: MTSTTPSTDPAPKKDHGRAGRDLKAAVTSAVVLLSAIAASLAFWKTAFMVIVAIAVAVAVWELRKGLLAKDIDLPEQPLIIGGVTMVVVAYFWGSAALVTATAVSALAIMLWLLRRGIDGYVQNATAAVFALIYVPFLGSFVALMLAEGGHTGGGFDDVGVKGILTFIGVTIASDTGGYIAGVLFGKHPMAPVISPKKSWEGFAGSAIATVAAGTALVVYLLEGDWWVGVCLGLIAVVMATLGDLCESVIKRDLGIKDMSQVIPGHGGLMDRLDSLLATIAPIWLLLHYGVFTR, translated from the coding sequence ATGACCTCGACAACGCCGTCGACGGACCCTGCCCCCAAGAAGGACCATGGTCGCGCCGGCCGTGACCTGAAGGCCGCGGTGACCTCCGCCGTGGTGCTGCTCAGCGCCATCGCGGCCTCGCTGGCCTTCTGGAAGACGGCCTTCATGGTGATCGTGGCGATCGCCGTCGCGGTGGCTGTGTGGGAACTGCGCAAGGGCCTGCTCGCCAAGGACATCGACCTTCCCGAGCAGCCGCTCATCATCGGTGGCGTCACGATGGTGGTCGTCGCGTACTTCTGGGGCTCGGCCGCTCTGGTCACGGCGACTGCGGTCAGCGCGCTGGCCATCATGTTGTGGCTGCTGCGCCGGGGCATCGACGGCTACGTCCAGAACGCCACGGCTGCGGTCTTCGCACTGATCTACGTGCCGTTCCTCGGCTCGTTCGTCGCGCTGATGCTGGCGGAGGGCGGGCACACGGGCGGCGGCTTCGACGACGTCGGGGTCAAGGGCATCCTGACGTTCATCGGTGTCACCATCGCCTCCGACACCGGCGGCTACATCGCGGGTGTCCTGTTCGGCAAGCACCCCATGGCACCGGTGATCTCGCCGAAGAAGTCGTGGGAAGGCTTTGCCGGGTCCGCGATCGCCACGGTCGCTGCGGGCACCGCGCTGGTCGTCTACCTGCTCGAGGGCGACTGGTGGGTCGGCGTCTGCCTGGGCCTGATCGCGGTCGTGATGGCCACCCTCGGCGACCTGTGCGAGTCGGTCATCAAGCGCGACCTCGGCATCAAGGACATGAGCCAGGTGATCCCCGGCCACGGTGGCCTGATGGACCGCCTCGACTCACTGCTGGCCACGATCGCCCCGATCTGGCTGCTCCTGCACTACGGCGTGTTCACGCGCTAG